The following are encoded in a window of Paenibacillaceae bacterium GAS479 genomic DNA:
- a CDS encoding SWIM zinc finger — translation MAFYNDFPEYVPVAEKKRRAAAAVEKLKKKDNKVWPIVISGRTIAATWWGKAWCSNLESYADYSNRIDRGRSYVRHGAVLDLQVAQGKVAALVQGSSSKPYKIEVKVTPLSNEMWNSIVKECSGKINSLQELAAGKFPKGLSDLFIMKSSGLFPSPKDIQFSCSCPDYAVMCKHVAAVLYGIGARFDDNAALFFELRMVKMDELITASLAEQSKTMLGKDGRRGRRVMEDGDLAGTFGIDLNLDMDKEPTRTRAGSSTADAAIKPRRGRPPKNKAADVAPRKD, via the coding sequence ATGGCGTTCTACAATGACTTTCCAGAGTATGTTCCAGTGGCGGAGAAGAAACGTCGGGCGGCAGCTGCGGTAGAAAAGCTGAAAAAAAAAGATAACAAGGTTTGGCCGATCGTTATTTCTGGACGCACGATTGCGGCAACCTGGTGGGGCAAGGCATGGTGCTCGAATCTGGAAAGCTATGCGGATTACAGCAATCGGATTGATCGGGGGCGCAGCTATGTCAGGCATGGTGCGGTGCTTGATCTTCAAGTTGCACAAGGCAAGGTAGCGGCGCTTGTGCAAGGCAGCTCGTCGAAACCTTATAAAATTGAGGTCAAGGTAACTCCGCTTTCGAATGAGATGTGGAACAGTATAGTGAAGGAGTGCTCAGGTAAAATCAACTCGCTGCAAGAACTGGCTGCTGGCAAGTTTCCGAAGGGCTTATCTGATCTATTCATAATGAAAAGTTCAGGTTTGTTTCCTTCACCCAAGGACATTCAATTCTCGTGCAGTTGTCCTGACTATGCAGTGATGTGTAAACATGTAGCCGCTGTGCTGTATGGGATTGGCGCAAGATTCGACGATAATGCTGCATTGTTCTTTGAGTTGCGCATGGTCAAGATGGACGAGCTGATTACGGCCTCACTTGCCGAGCAATCGAAAACGATGCTGGGCAAAGACGGACGGCGCGGCCGCAGAGTGATGGAGGATGGCGACTTGGCGGGCACATTCGGCATTGATTTGAATCTGGACATGGACAAGGAACCGACGAGAACTCGTGCAGGCAGTAGTACTGCCGATGCGGCAATTAAGCCGCGCAGAGGCAGACCGCCCAAGAACAAGGCGGCTGACGTCGCGCCGCGGAAGGATTGA
- a CDS encoding Response regulator receiver domain-containing protein, with amino-acid sequence MWKIIIVEDEKPILGLHARLLETYGPFQVVGCFESPFDALQEIPKLELDALVLDIEMPRMTGLQLAQNLVENGIDVPVIFTTAHQQYAVQAFRVQALDYLLKPLTINIVKQLDERLQKYYGQKPKLAHKKELDVQLYGEASVMKGEQLVKWPTRITEELFYYLLLHENKLCQKWRIIDDLWANVDEKRALSNLYNTIYRMRQLFMELDIPIVIERMNDGYIMNTNSSIVMKPKERPDAPLLGSKGYLWAYGWEFGW; translated from the coding sequence ATGTGGAAGATCATCATCGTGGAGGATGAAAAACCAATTCTAGGCCTGCATGCCAGATTGCTTGAAACGTATGGCCCCTTTCAAGTTGTAGGCTGCTTCGAATCGCCGTTTGATGCGCTGCAGGAAATACCGAAGCTGGAATTGGATGCACTCGTGCTCGACATTGAAATGCCAAGAATGACGGGGCTTCAGCTTGCTCAGAACTTAGTGGAGAACGGTATTGATGTACCTGTAATTTTCACGACCGCTCACCAACAATATGCCGTACAAGCCTTTCGCGTGCAAGCCCTGGATTATCTCTTGAAACCGTTGACCATAAATATAGTGAAGCAGCTTGATGAACGCCTCCAGAAGTATTATGGACAGAAACCAAAGCTGGCCCATAAGAAGGAACTCGATGTTCAGTTATATGGAGAAGCATCCGTTATGAAAGGAGAGCAGCTTGTGAAATGGCCTACCCGCATAACGGAGGAGTTGTTTTACTATTTGCTCCTCCATGAAAATAAATTATGTCAAAAGTGGAGAATTATCGATGACCTCTGGGCAAACGTGGATGAAAAACGAGCGCTTTCTAATTTGTATAATACAATTTATCGGATGCGTCAGCTGTTTATGGAGCTTGATATTCCCATTGTCATCGAACGAATGAATGATGGTTATATTATGAATACGAACAGCAGCATCGTAATGAAACCGAAAGAGAGGCCGGATGCCCCTCTGCTGGGATCTAAAGGATATCTTTGGGCTTATGGTTGGGAATTTGGATGGTAA